From Deinococcus aquaticus, one genomic window encodes:
- the hisB gene encoding imidazoleglycerol-phosphate dehydratase HisB has protein sequence MSRAATVTRTTSETDITVTLDLDTTTYQHPQTGHGFLDHMLDALARHARIGLSVRATGDLHIEPHHLIEDTGITLGQALSQALGDRKGIERYGSAFVPMDETLAHVVLDLSGRAHLAFEPETLNVWGDAGGMTHYHLREFLRGLCNHAGITMHVRLLAGREAHHVIEAIVKAVARALRDAVQVTSQTMPSTKGSL, from the coding sequence ATGAGTCGCGCGGCCACCGTCACCCGAACCACCAGCGAAACCGACATCACCGTCACGCTGGACCTGGACACCACCACCTACCAGCACCCGCAGACCGGGCACGGCTTTCTGGACCACATGCTCGACGCGCTGGCCCGCCACGCCCGCATCGGCCTGAGCGTCCGCGCGACCGGCGACCTGCACATCGAACCGCACCACCTGATTGAGGACACCGGCATCACCCTCGGGCAGGCGCTCTCGCAGGCGCTCGGCGACCGCAAGGGAATCGAACGCTACGGCAGCGCCTTCGTTCCCATGGACGAGACCCTGGCACACGTCGTGCTGGACCTGTCGGGCCGCGCGCACCTCGCCTTCGAACCCGAAACCCTGAACGTCTGGGGCGACGCGGGCGGCATGACCCACTACCACCTGCGCGAATTCCTGCGCGGACTGTGCAATCACGCCGGTATCACGATGCACGTGCGCCTGCTCGCGGGCCGCGAGGCTCACCACGTCATCGAGGCCATCGTGAAAGCCGTCGCCCGCGCCCTGCGCGACGCCGTGCAGGTCACCTCGCAGACCATGCCCAGTACCAAGGGCAGCCTGTGA
- a CDS encoding Rad52/Rad22 family DNA repair protein, which produces MKLSDVQKRLQSPFPAHMVAWKAVAISKDRSRALLLAHIDARAVQDRLDAICPDDWAFSVEVVPGAPIPTVKGRLTVLGVSREDIGQAPDGDLSTLKAAASDALKRCAVHFGIGRYLYDLPRTWGDWDDTKRQPTHTPELPDWARPDHERTPGGAHLMQAMDQLRYELPEDLDLQREVYRHLKAALGSLHPAPHDPPQGQPGNHSGPHAGRAA; this is translated from the coding sequence ATGAAACTGAGCGATGTCCAGAAACGACTCCAGTCCCCGTTTCCCGCTCACATGGTGGCGTGGAAAGCCGTCGCCATCAGCAAGGATCGCAGCCGCGCACTGCTCCTGGCCCACATCGACGCCCGCGCCGTTCAGGACCGCCTGGACGCCATCTGCCCGGACGACTGGGCATTCAGTGTAGAAGTCGTGCCCGGCGCGCCCATCCCCACCGTCAAGGGCCGCCTGACCGTCCTGGGCGTCAGCCGCGAGGACATCGGACAGGCCCCGGACGGCGACCTGAGCACCCTGAAAGCCGCCGCCAGCGACGCCCTGAAACGCTGCGCCGTGCACTTCGGCATCGGCCGCTACCTGTACGACCTGCCCCGCACCTGGGGCGACTGGGACGACACGAAACGCCAACCCACCCACACCCCGGAACTGCCGGACTGGGCGCGCCCCGACCATGAACGCACCCCCGGCGGCGCGCACCTGATGCAGGCCATGGACCAGCTGCGCTACGAACTGCCCGAGGACCTCGACCTGCAGCGCGAGGTGTACCGCCACCTGAAAGCCGCGCTGGGCAGCCTGCACCCCGCCCCCCACGACCCACCCCAGGGCCAGCCCGGCAACCACTCCGGCCCGCACGCCGGACGGGCCGCGTGA
- a CDS encoding 1,4-alpha-glucan branching enzyme, with product MSEALPLDHGHLQKLVTADLVRPDHLLGAHPVTQDGVDGVRFGVWAPNAHHVSVVGDFNGFNGFDNPMQRLEFGFWGVFVPSARNGQRYKFRITGPDGRTEDKMDPYGSFFEVRPATGSIVWEQPFDWTDGAWMEGRSAGLDQAVSMYEVHLPSWARREDGWFLNYREVAHRLGEYVTFMGYTHVELLGVMEHPFDGSWGYQVTGYYAPTSRMGNPEDFKYLVNHLHSLGIGVILDWVPGHFPTDPAGLGRFDGTALFEYADPRKGYHYDWNTYIFDYGRNEVVMFLIGSALKWLQDFHVDGLRVDAVASMLYLDFSRTEWIPNVHGGRENLEAIAFLRRLNEVVHHMAPGCMIVAEESTSFPGVTTPSPHGLGFDYKWAMGWMNDNLRYFEEDPLWRRYHHHALTFFNAYRTSENYVLAISHDEVVHLKKSMVMKMPGDWYAQRAGYRAFLALMWATPGKKLLFMGQEFAQPTEWNHDVSLPWHLADHPDHRGVMHLVRDLNGLYRGRPDWHVADTRDEGLQWISADDVENSVYAFLRRDPVGGAWSLIVANLTPVYRDLYPVGVPVGGEYRVLLSTDDGGYGGFGTQQPDLTAHAEGWNGQPHHLRLNLPPNSVLVLSSATADDAAQAQASQVHAAQADAVSAEAVQVQGTGKVVSQDAGATDPGRAD from the coding sequence ATGAGTGAAGCGCTTCCGCTGGATCATGGTCACCTTCAGAAGCTCGTCACGGCGGATCTGGTGCGGCCCGATCATCTGCTGGGCGCGCATCCTGTCACGCAGGACGGCGTGGACGGCGTGCGCTTTGGCGTGTGGGCTCCGAACGCGCATCACGTGAGCGTGGTGGGCGACTTCAACGGCTTCAACGGCTTCGATAACCCCATGCAGCGCCTGGAGTTCGGGTTCTGGGGGGTGTTCGTGCCGTCGGCGCGCAACGGGCAGCGGTACAAGTTCCGCATTACCGGCCCGGACGGCCGCACCGAGGACAAGATGGACCCGTACGGGTCGTTCTTCGAGGTGCGCCCGGCGACGGGCAGCATCGTGTGGGAGCAGCCGTTCGACTGGACGGACGGCGCGTGGATGGAGGGGCGCAGCGCGGGACTGGATCAGGCGGTCAGCATGTACGAGGTGCACCTGCCGTCCTGGGCGCGGCGCGAGGACGGCTGGTTCCTGAATTACCGCGAGGTCGCGCACCGGCTGGGCGAGTACGTGACGTTCATGGGGTACACGCACGTGGAGTTGCTGGGCGTCATGGAGCACCCGTTCGACGGGTCGTGGGGGTATCAGGTGACCGGGTACTACGCGCCCACGAGCCGCATGGGGAACCCGGAGGATTTCAAGTACCTCGTGAATCACCTGCACTCGCTGGGCATTGGCGTGATCCTGGACTGGGTGCCGGGGCACTTCCCGACGGACCCGGCGGGCCTGGGCCGCTTCGACGGCACGGCGCTGTTCGAGTACGCCGACCCGCGCAAGGGATACCACTACGACTGGAACACGTACATCTTCGATTACGGCCGTAATGAGGTCGTGATGTTCCTGATCGGGTCGGCCCTCAAGTGGTTGCAGGACTTCCACGTGGACGGCCTGCGCGTGGACGCCGTGGCGAGCATGCTGTACCTGGATTTCTCGCGGACCGAGTGGATTCCGAACGTGCACGGCGGCCGCGAGAACCTGGAGGCCATCGCGTTCCTGCGGCGCCTGAACGAGGTCGTGCATCACATGGCGCCGGGCTGCATGATCGTGGCCGAGGAGAGCACGTCGTTCCCCGGCGTGACCACGCCCAGTCCGCACGGTCTGGGATTCGATTACAAGTGGGCGATGGGCTGGATGAACGACAACCTCCGGTACTTCGAGGAGGACCCGCTGTGGCGCCGGTACCATCACCACGCGCTGACGTTCTTCAACGCGTACCGCACCAGCGAGAACTACGTTTTGGCGATCAGTCACGACGAGGTCGTGCACCTGAAGAAGAGCATGGTCATGAAGATGCCCGGCGACTGGTACGCGCAGCGCGCCGGGTACCGGGCGTTCCTGGCGCTGATGTGGGCCACGCCGGGCAAGAAGCTGCTGTTCATGGGTCAGGAGTTCGCGCAGCCGACCGAATGGAACCACGACGTGAGCCTGCCCTGGCACCTCGCAGATCACCCCGACCACCGGGGCGTGATGCACCTGGTGCGGGACCTGAACGGCCTGTACAGGGGCCGCCCGGACTGGCACGTGGCCGACACCCGCGACGAGGGCCTGCAGTGGATCAGCGCGGACGACGTGGAGAACAGCGTGTACGCCTTCCTGCGCCGCGACCCGGTGGGCGGCGCGTGGAGTCTGATCGTGGCGAACCTGACGCCCGTGTACCGTGACCTGTACCCGGTGGGCGTGCCGGTGGGCGGCGAGTACCGCGTGCTGCTGTCCACCGACGACGGCGGGTACGGCGGCTTCGGCACGCAGCAACCCGACCTGACCGCCCACGCTGAAGGCTGGAACGGGCAGCCGCATCACCTGCGGCTGAACCTGCCGCCGAACAGCGTGCTGGTGCTGTCCTCCGCGACCGCCGACGACGCGGCGCAGGCACAGGCGTCACAGGTACACGCGGCGCAGGCAGATGCAGTGTCGGCAGAAGCGGTGCAGGTCCAGGGCACCGGGAAGGTAGTCAGTCAGGATGCTGGCGCGACTGATCCGGGCCGCGCCGACTGA
- a CDS encoding branched-chain amino acid aminotransferase — MTTQTPRPPVDLDWNTLGFSYIRTDERYLSHWRDGAWDQGSLTLDNVLHISEGSTALHYGQQCFEGLKAYRAADGSINLFRPDQNAARMQASCRRILMPEVSTEQFIDACRQVVKANEHWIPPYGTGGALYLRPYVIGVGDNIGVRTAPEFIFGVFAIPVGAYFKGGLTPHNFITSGMDRAAPHGTGAAKVGGNYAASLLPGAQAKDRHFADAIYLDPATHTKIEEVGAANFFAITRDGQTFVTPQSPSILPSITKYSLLHLAEHRLGLNVVEGDVFIDRLDEYAEAGACGTAAVITPIGGIQHEDTFHVFHSETEVGPVTRRLYDELVGIQYGDREAPEGWIVKV; from the coding sequence ATGACGACCCAGACCCCCCGCCCGCCCGTGGACCTCGACTGGAACACGCTGGGATTCAGTTACATCCGCACTGACGAACGCTACCTCTCGCACTGGCGGGACGGCGCGTGGGACCAGGGCAGCCTGACCCTCGATAACGTCCTGCACATCAGTGAGGGCAGCACCGCCCTGCACTACGGCCAGCAGTGCTTCGAGGGCCTCAAGGCGTACCGCGCCGCCGACGGCAGCATCAACCTCTTCCGCCCGGACCAGAACGCCGCGCGCATGCAGGCCAGCTGCCGCCGCATCCTGATGCCCGAGGTCAGCACCGAGCAGTTCATCGACGCCTGCCGTCAGGTCGTGAAAGCCAACGAACACTGGATTCCCCCCTACGGCACCGGCGGCGCGCTGTACCTGCGTCCCTACGTGATCGGCGTGGGCGACAACATCGGCGTGCGCACCGCACCGGAATTCATCTTCGGGGTGTTCGCCATTCCTGTCGGCGCGTACTTCAAGGGCGGCCTGACCCCGCACAACTTCATCACGTCCGGCATGGACCGCGCCGCGCCGCACGGCACCGGCGCCGCCAAGGTCGGCGGGAACTACGCCGCCAGCCTCCTGCCCGGCGCGCAGGCCAAGGACCGCCACTTCGCGGACGCCATCTACCTCGACCCCGCCACGCACACCAAGATCGAGGAGGTCGGCGCCGCGAACTTCTTCGCCATCACCCGTGACGGCCAGACCTTCGTGACGCCGCAGTCGCCCAGCATCCTGCCCAGCATCACCAAGTACAGCCTCCTGCACCTAGCCGAACACCGCCTGGGCCTGAACGTCGTCGAGGGCGACGTGTTCATTGACCGCCTGGACGAGTACGCCGAGGCCGGCGCGTGCGGCACCGCCGCCGTCATCACGCCCATCGGCGGCATCCAGCACGAGGACACCTTCCACGTGTTCCACAGCGAAACCGAGGTCGGCCCCGTCACCCGCCGCCTGTACGACGAACTGGTCGGCATCCAGTACGGCGACCGTGAAGCGCCCGAAGGCTGGATCGTCAAGGTGTAA
- the hisH gene encoding imidazole glycerol phosphate synthase subunit HisH, translating into MTAPAPVPEDRPEVLLLDYGAGNVRSAAKALERAGMTVRVSSDPADVPGARALVVPGQGHFRQVMDAFDSSGFRQPVLNAAASGTPILGICVGMQMLLEGSEEAPGVRGLGLIPGTVLRFPSDPQRKVPQMGWNSLDKVGDSPLLADLACPAYAYFVHSYYVPLTVEVDAGALTEYGVPFWAALSHGNLHATQFHPEKSGAVGLAILERFRRNVLEG; encoded by the coding sequence GTGACTGCCCCCGCACCTGTCCCCGAGGACCGCCCGGAAGTTCTGCTGCTCGACTACGGCGCAGGCAACGTCCGCAGCGCCGCCAAGGCCCTGGAACGCGCCGGCATGACCGTGCGCGTCAGCAGCGACCCCGCCGACGTGCCCGGCGCGCGTGCCCTGGTCGTGCCCGGCCAGGGGCACTTCCGGCAGGTCATGGACGCCTTCGACAGCAGCGGCTTTCGCCAGCCGGTCCTGAACGCCGCCGCCAGCGGCACGCCCATCCTGGGCATCTGCGTGGGCATGCAGATGCTCCTGGAAGGCAGCGAGGAAGCGCCGGGCGTCCGGGGCCTGGGCCTGATTCCCGGCACCGTCCTGCGCTTCCCCAGTGACCCGCAGCGCAAGGTCCCGCAGATGGGCTGGAACAGCCTCGACAAGGTCGGGGACAGCCCCCTGCTGGCGGACCTCGCCTGCCCCGCCTACGCGTACTTCGTGCACTCGTACTACGTGCCCCTGACCGTCGAGGTCGACGCCGGGGCACTCACCGAGTACGGCGTGCCCTTCTGGGCCGCCCTGAGCCACGGCAACCTGCACGCCACGCAGTTCCACCCGGAGAAGAGCGGCGCGGTGGGACTGGCCATCCTCGAACGCTTCCGCCGCAACGTCCTGGAAGGTTGA
- a CDS encoding FAD:protein FMN transferase, with protein sequence MIPAALLNVLRPPQRLHSTYERLLGTEVELQIVAGTAAQAQEAEQAALTEIERLTLILNRFDPDSELSRWQATPTPHTPLSLDLLNVLRLTDHWNTQSGGALHPGADAFGALWKHATFSGYPPTPSTLARQVSALRAEPWILHPNGSGTLLARYPIGLNALAKGYIVDCAATVASRCVGVRSVLVNAGGDLRVIGGRGVNVAVANPFTARDDAPPLTHVRLRGGALATSGSSHRGYRVGDEWYSHVIDPRSGYPVRDVPGVTVLAPECVTADALATILSVLPPQAGLALTASMPGCEALIITATGEQHATAGWKAAGRRRLLSR encoded by the coding sequence GTGATTCCGGCCGCCCTGCTGAACGTCCTGCGCCCCCCGCAGCGCCTTCACAGCACCTACGAACGCCTGCTGGGCACCGAAGTGGAACTTCAGATCGTGGCCGGCACCGCCGCTCAGGCGCAGGAAGCCGAACAGGCCGCCCTGACCGAAATCGAACGCCTGACCCTGATCCTCAACCGGTTCGACCCGGACAGCGAACTGTCGCGCTGGCAGGCCACGCCCACCCCTCACACCCCCCTGAGCCTGGACCTGCTGAACGTCCTGCGTCTCACCGACCACTGGAACACGCAGAGTGGCGGCGCGCTGCACCCCGGCGCGGACGCCTTCGGGGCCCTCTGGAAGCACGCGACCTTCAGCGGGTACCCCCCGACCCCCTCCACCCTGGCGCGGCAGGTCAGCGCCCTGCGCGCCGAACCCTGGATCCTGCACCCCAACGGCAGCGGCACCCTGCTGGCCCGCTACCCCATCGGCCTGAACGCCCTGGCCAAGGGGTACATCGTGGACTGCGCCGCCACCGTCGCCTCGCGCTGCGTGGGGGTCCGCAGCGTCCTCGTGAACGCCGGGGGCGATCTGCGCGTGATCGGGGGCCGCGGCGTGAACGTGGCGGTCGCCAATCCCTTCACCGCCCGTGACGACGCGCCCCCCCTGACGCATGTGCGCCTGCGGGGTGGCGCGCTCGCCACCAGCGGCTCCTCCCACCGGGGGTACCGGGTGGGCGACGAATGGTACTCGCACGTGATCGATCCGCGCAGCGGGTACCCGGTCCGGGACGTGCCGGGCGTGACGGTCCTCGCGCCGGAATGCGTGACCGCCGACGCCCTGGCCACCATCCTGAGCGTGCTGCCGCCGCAGGCAGGACTGGCCCTGACCGCCTCCATGCCGGGCTGCGAGGCCCTGATCATCACTGCCACCGGCGAGCAGCACGCCACGGCCGGATGGAAGGCAGCCGGACGCCGGCGCCTCCTGTCCCGCTGA
- a CDS encoding class I SAM-dependent methyltransferase, whose protein sequence is MQSHLDALAATLYGPVGWPRARQIAGRLGPYLPASGPAQGRTLLDLGAGTGHTGALLARRGWTVTLADVPPHPGAFGQRLIAHPCARTLARRGGLTRVLCRGSLPFPDGQFGVTLLAFVLHHCPDPLAVLREAARVSGRVVVLEDLEDGGRRPGRAGQWLDALLNLEAGHPHAHRSQADWHALFRAAGLQVHAQEHWTTRPLGVRTGHTLFDLRPAGESPPGEAGRGS, encoded by the coding sequence GTGCAGTCCCATCTGGACGCCCTGGCCGCCACGCTGTACGGCCCGGTCGGCTGGCCGCGCGCCCGCCAGATCGCCGGTCGCCTGGGTCCGTACCTGCCCGCCAGCGGCCCTGCGCAAGGGCGCACGCTGCTGGACCTGGGGGCCGGGACCGGGCACACCGGGGCACTCCTAGCCCGGCGCGGCTGGACCGTCACCCTGGCGGACGTGCCGCCGCATCCCGGTGCGTTCGGTCAGCGCCTGATCGCGCACCCGTGCGCCCGCACGCTGGCGCGGCGCGGCGGCCTGACCCGCGTGCTGTGCCGGGGGTCCCTGCCGTTCCCCGACGGTCAGTTTGGCGTGACGTTGCTGGCGTTCGTGCTGCACCACTGCCCGGACCCGCTGGCTGTACTGCGCGAGGCGGCGCGCGTGTCGGGCCGCGTGGTCGTCCTGGAAGACCTGGAGGATGGCGGGCGCAGGCCGGGCCGCGCCGGGCAGTGGCTGGACGCTCTGCTGAACCTGGAGGCCGGGCACCCGCACGCGCACCGCTCGCAGGCCGACTGGCACGCCCTGTTCCGCGCCGCCGGGTTGCAGGTGCACGCGCAGGAGCACTGGACGACCCGCCCCCTGGGCGTGCGCACCGGGCACACACTGTTCGATCTGCGCCCGGCAGGAGAGAGCCCGCCGGGAGAGGCGGGCCGGGGCTCATAA